Genomic DNA from Mesorhizobium sp. 131-2-1:
TGGAGAATGCCGTAGAGATTGTCGAGCGCGCGGCGCGCCTGCTCGGCGGCCGATGCCGAGCCCTTGATGGTCAGCTGATTGCCACGCGAGCGGATATCGACGCCCAGCTTCTGCTCGAGCCTGGCCAGATTTTCGTCGAACTGGCCGTAGAGGGCGCTCGCAAGCTTGTTGTTGTCGAAGGTCAGAACGATGTGCGCCATGTCAGAGGCCCCGGACGCCTGGCTCGGGGGCAGATTCTTCAGTTCAGCAGCGCTCAACCGTCTCTCCTCATCTGCCGAGGCCGTCAGGCCAATTCGGCGAACAGGCTATTGTAGCCCGTCCTTGTGATTCGTACCTGAATAATGTCACCGATTTCGCCGGCCTTTTCATCAACAATAACCGGCTGCAGCCAGGGCGAGCGGCCGACCTTCTGGCCGGACTGCCGGCCCGGCTTCTCGATCAGCGTGCCGATGGTCTTGCCGACCAGGCTCGAGCCGAAATCCTGCTGCTGCTTCAGGAGCAGCGCCTGCAGGCGCTGCAGGCGCTCGTCCTTGACGGCTTCCGGCAGGTGGCCGGCCATTTCGGCGCCCGGCGTACCTGGACGCGGCGAATATTTGAACGAGAAGGCCGACGCATAGTTGACCTCGCGCACAAGCTGCATGGTCGCTTCGAAATCGGCGTCCGTCTCGCCGGGGAAGCCGACGATGAAGTCGCCCGACATGGCGATGTCGCCGCGCGCGGCGCGAATGCGCTCGATCAGCGCCAGATAGTCGCGCGCCGTATGCCTGCGGTTCATCGCTTTCAGGATGCGGTCCGAACCCGACTGCACCGGCAGATGCAGATAGGGCATCAGCGCCGGCAGGTCGCGGTGGGCGGCGATCAATTCGTCATCCATGTCGCGCGGATGGCTGGTGGTGTAGCGCAGCCGCGCCAGGCCGGGGATCTCGGCCAGCCTGAACAGCAGGCGGCCAAGTCCCCACTCCTCGCCGCCTTCGCCCTCGCCATGCCAGGCGTTGACGTTCTGGCCCAGCAGCGTCACCTCACGCACGCCGGCTTCCGCCAGGCGCTCGGCCTCGGCGACGATCTGCGCCACCGGCCGCGAGACTTCCGAACCGCGCGTATAGGGCACGACGCAGAAGGTGCAGAACTTGTCGCAGCCTTCCTGCACCGTGAGGAAGGCGGTGACGCCACGCTTGGCGACCTCGGCGCGGTTCGGCTGCGGCAGGTGCTCGAACTTGTCCTCGACGGCATAGTCGGTCTCGACGATCTTCTCGCCGCCGCGCACCCTTGCCAGCACGTCCGGCAGCCGGTGATAGGTCTGCGGACCGATGACCAGATCGACGGCCGGGGCGCGGCGGATGATCTCGGCGCCTTCGGCCTGCGCCACGCAGCCGGCGACGCCGATCAGCAACTCGCGTCCCATCCCGGCCCGTTCAGCTTTCATGTCGCGGATGCGGCCAAGCTCCGAATAGACCTTTTCCGCCGCCTTTTCCCGGATGTGGCAGGTATTGAGCAGCACCAGGTCGGCATCATCGACACTATCGGTCGCGACATAGCCGTCGGCCGCCAGCGCATCAGTCATGCGCTGCGAGTCGTAGACGTTCATCTGACAGCCATAGGTCTTGACGAAGACTTTCTTCGTCGCAGCAGGCGCCGCCAGGCTGTCGGACGCGATAGCGATATCGTTCCGTTCTGTCGTGTTCAGGTCCATCGGGCGGCTTCTAACGCCTTTCGGTGACAAAAAACAGACGATTCTGCGCCCCGGCGCCGCGCCCCTCGAACGCGCGAAGGCGGCGTCAGCGGCTCGGGCGTGGCTCGGCGAGCGCCGCTTGCACCATCTCGCGCACCCGGCTTTCCATCAGCCTTGCCGTCTCCTTGCGGTTCGAGCCCTTGGAAAATGCGATCGGCTCACCGAAATGCAGCTCGACGTCGAGCGCGCCTTCGGCCAGCAGCACCTTGAGATGCGGCATCAGGTCCTCGTCGCCGATCCAGGCGGCGATCGGCCGGTGGCGGCGGCCAAGCGGCACGCCATGCAGCCTGGTGTAGACGATGGCCACCGGCTGGATGAACACTTCCTGCGCCGCTCCTTCCGAAATCGCCATCGAGGCGGCGCCGAACAGCGTGCTCTTGAAGGGCAAAAGCAGATTGCCATCGCCGGTCGAACCCTCGGCGAACAGCACCATGGCGTCGCCATTGGCCATGCGGCTGGCGATCTCGCTGGCCTGGTCGCCCGAGCTGCGCTTGCGTTCCCGCTCGATAAAGACAGTGCGCTGCAGCTTCGACAGCATGCCGATCATCGGCCAGTTGGCCATGTCGGCGCGGGCGATGAATTTCACGTCGACCTTGGAGCCCAGCACCATGATGTCGGTCCAGGAGATGTGGTTGGACGCCACCAGCAGCGGGCGCTGGCTGGACAGCTCGCCCCTGACGTGGATGCGCAGGCCGAGCGCCCTGGCGATCATCCGGTGCCAGATCTTGAGGATGAAGGTTTCCGGCCAGAGCCCCGTCCTCATCGACAGGACCTGCAGCGGCACGAGGACCAGCGAGCCGGCGACGACCAGGCAGAGCGCCAGGAAAATCCTGATTTTCTTGATCATTCGCTCCGGCCCAATCCCACGCTTGGCTAGCGAAGATCGCGGCGCATGACAAGCGCGCCGGTCGGGCCGCGCTCGGGCGACCTGTAGTAGTTGGCGCGCTTGCCGACCTCGCGGAAGCCGAGCCGCCGGTAGAGCGCAATGGCCGCGACATTGGTTTCGTCGACCTCGAGGAACAGCGCCTCGGCGCGCTGCGCGTGCAATTCGCGCAGCACCGCGTCCATCAACTGCCAGCCCAGACCCTGGCGGCGATGCGAACGGGCGACGGCAACGGTGAGGATCTCGCCCTCTCCCGCCGCCAGCCGCGCCAGCACGAAGCCGACCGGCGGCTTGCTGCCCTGTCCGGTCTCGCGCGCGGCATAGCCGAACACGGTGTCCTGCTCGAGCAGAGAGGCGAATTCGCCATCGGTCCACGGCCGCACGAAGTCCTCCTGGTGCAGCGCCGAGACGGCGGCGCTGTCGGCAACCGTCAGCGGCTGGAGCGAGTAGTCCCTGCGGCGCGGCTGAAAGAAGGGAATGCGCATCAGCTTGCCTGTCGTGGGAGAATGAAGCCAGCCTGCGGCTTGGCGTCGGCGCCGCGCAGATAGAGCGGCTTCGGCCTTTCGCCCGCGCCCTTGGCCGCGGCCAGACGTGCATAGACGGCGATGTCGGCCGTGGCGCCGGTCGGGCCGATGTCGAAGGCGCGCCCGGCCGAAGCGGCGATCTTCGGCGCTGCCGTGCCGGCGAGCACGGCGGACGTGTCCACCGCCATGGCCGTTGCCTGCGCGAGGGTGGTCACCGCCGGACCGTAAGCCAGCGCTAACGCTTTGTCATAGACTGCGGCGTGGATCTCCTCGCGCCCGGCATCGAGGGTGGCGATCACCGTGCGGCCGGGAAAGGACGCGGCCGCCTCCGCAGCCAGGGCTTCGAGCGTCGTGACGCCGATCGCCGGGATTTTCAGCGCCAGCGCCAGGCCGCGCGCCGTGGAGACGCCGACGCGCAGGCCGGTGAAGGAACCGGGGCCGACGGAAACGGCAATGGCGCCGAGGCCGGCATAGCGGGTCTCTGCCGCTTTCAGCGCCGCGTCGATGACCGCCATGAGATGCTCGGCATGCCCCTTGCCGAGGTCGAGCACCTGGCGGCCAAGCTCGCGCTCCGCCGCTGCGTCGTAGACGCAAGCGGCGCACAGCGCGGCGGCACAGTCGATGGCGAGCAGCTTCATGGTGGCCAGTTAATGCCTTGGGTCGAAAAAACAATTCCCTGTGCCCGCCACGGCCCGTCCCTGCAAGGGGGATGGCGCATAATTGTTAAGTGGCTTCACTTCGTCGAGGCAGGGAAATGATCCGAGGGATGGCGCCAGCTTGGGTATGTCGAGATTCAGATCAGGCCGCGCCGAGGATGGCGGTTTCCGAGAACCGGAGCGGAGCGTACTTGAAGTACGTGAGCACCGGAAGCGCAGGAAACCGCCATTCGCAGGCCGGCATCACCTGAATCTCGACACACCCGAGGCCGCCTGCTCGATGCGCAGCATGTGGTTGTCCCAGACATAGTCGGGCTCGGAGCGCGTGGCGCCATTGCCTTCGACGATATCGCCGGCGCCGGTCGTGGCCATGAAGCCAGCGCCGTCGGGCGCCAGGCCGCAGACCTCGACAAGGGCCTTGGTGGCGACGATTCTGCCGCTGGTGGCATCGATAACGGCGAGCGAATTGCCTTCCGGCGAGGTGACGGCGACCGTGCCGGCGGCCGGATTGGCGGCGACCGAGCCGATATAGTTGCGGAAGCCGGAAAGCACGTCCTGCGGCATGTCGAGCAATTGCAGGTCCTTGCCGCGCGTCGCGCGGCCGACCAGCAGCGGACGGTCGATCGCCGGGCCGCGATACTGGCAGCCGAACCAGATCGTGCCGGACGGGTCGCAATCCATGTGGCGGATCGACAGCTGGTGCAGCGCCGGCGGCAGTTCGTGCTTCTCGATCAGATCGCCGGTGATGCGATCGACCAGCACATAGGACGGCTTCATGGTGGCGATGTTGAGCTCGGCGCGGCCATAGTCCGGATGCGTCTCGATGCCGCCATTGGCGACCGCGATCGTCCGGTCATCGCCGAGCAAAAGCAACTCATGCGGCCCCATGCCGTAGGTCGGGAACTCGCCAACACGCCTGAAGCCAGCGCGCGCGTCATAGACACCGACGACGCCGGCGGCGTTGTCGAAATCATTCTCGGTCGCGTAGAGCAGCGCGCCGTCGGTCGAGAACACGCCGTGGCCGAAGAAGTGCCGCCCGGTGACGCTGGCGATGGTCAGCGGCTTGTCGCGACCTGTGTGATCGAACACCATGGCAAAAGTGCCGGGCTGCCGGGCAAAGACCACCGAGCGCTTCGACACCCGGTCGAAGGTGACGTCATGGCCGCGATCGGGCAGGTCGATGGCGTGCAGCACGTCGCCGGCCTCGGATAGCACCGCGGCGCCATAGCTGCCGTCGCGCTTGACGAAAGCGGTGGCGAAGACCGCGTCGGCAACAAGCGTCTTTGCCCAGGCTCGCGGGGCCATGGCGGCGACGAAGCCGGCGCCGGCGGCCCTGAGGAAATCGCGGCGGTCGATCAGCGGCGTGCGTGTCCCGACCATGATCAGTCGCCATCCAGCGAGGAGAAGCCGGCGGTGAGGCCGAATTCGGCGGTCAGCCTGGTGCCGACCAGGGTCGACAGGCTCGAGGTGATCAGCGCGAAATGGTCGAGCTTTTCACGCAGCGCCCGATCTGAAAGCGCCTTGTCGATCGGACCCGTGACGGATCTGGCGGCCGCGACGCCGTTGGCAAGCTGGATGTGGATGGACTCGGCCATCCATTGCGCATCGGCCGGAAGCGCATCGCCGAGCTTCGAAGCCTCGAACAGCGCATCGATGCCGGAAAGATTGCCGGCCAGGGAATTCGTCGTGTTTCGCGAGCGCCAATAGATCGCCTGCCTGGGCTTGTCGCCCTCCGGCTTGCCGCCCAGGAATCCTTTGAGGCGCACGTCGCGGACCATCTCCAGTTCGTTGATGAATACGCCGACCAGCTCGGTCACCGCTTCGGTGCCGTCGCGGTAGAGCGCGTTCTGAGGTCCTGGATTGGCCCAGAGCGCGGCAAATCCGTCGGGCTTCTTCCAGGCCTCTTCGACCTCGGCGGCCATCGTTTCGATGTTACCGGCGACAGCCGCGCCATAGGCGCAGCGATAGGGATCGTCCTTGCCGGCGAGAGCGTCGGCGCCATCGCCGTAAAGCACGAATTCCAGCGCGCCGAGCCCTTGCATGGCGACGCTCTTGCCGGCCAGCTGCACCGGATCGGCGGCGCTCGGGTCCTTGCCGGCCAATGCCGCCTGCACCTGCTTCAGGCCGATGCCTTTACGATCCGGCCAGTAGAGCATGCGTTCCAGCCGGTTGTTTTCCTTGATCGGCCCGAATGCGATGATCTCGGCCGATGACCAGGCATCGACCGTGGCCGAAAAC
This window encodes:
- the miaB gene encoding tRNA (N6-isopentenyl adenosine(37)-C2)-methylthiotransferase MiaB, which translates into the protein MDLNTTERNDIAIASDSLAAPAATKKVFVKTYGCQMNVYDSQRMTDALAADGYVATDSVDDADLVLLNTCHIREKAAEKVYSELGRIRDMKAERAGMGRELLIGVAGCVAQAEGAEIIRRAPAVDLVIGPQTYHRLPDVLARVRGGEKIVETDYAVEDKFEHLPQPNRAEVAKRGVTAFLTVQEGCDKFCTFCVVPYTRGSEVSRPVAQIVAEAERLAEAGVREVTLLGQNVNAWHGEGEGGEEWGLGRLLFRLAEIPGLARLRYTTSHPRDMDDELIAAHRDLPALMPYLHLPVQSGSDRILKAMNRRHTARDYLALIERIRAARGDIAMSGDFIVGFPGETDADFEATMQLVREVNYASAFSFKYSPRPGTPGAEMAGHLPEAVKDERLQRLQALLLKQQQDFGSSLVGKTIGTLIEKPGRQSGQKVGRSPWLQPVIVDEKAGEIGDIIQVRITRTGYNSLFAELA
- a CDS encoding lysophospholipid acyltransferase family protein gives rise to the protein MIKKIRIFLALCLVVAGSLVLVPLQVLSMRTGLWPETFILKIWHRMIARALGLRIHVRGELSSQRPLLVASNHISWTDIMVLGSKVDVKFIARADMANWPMIGMLSKLQRTVFIERERKRSSGDQASEIASRMANGDAMVLFAEGSTGDGNLLLPFKSTLFGAASMAISEGAAQEVFIQPVAIVYTRLHGVPLGRRHRPIAAWIGDEDLMPHLKVLLAEGALDVELHFGEPIAFSKGSNRKETARLMESRVREMVQAALAEPRPSR
- the rimI gene encoding ribosomal protein S18-alanine N-acetyltransferase; protein product: MRIPFFQPRRRDYSLQPLTVADSAAVSALHQEDFVRPWTDGEFASLLEQDTVFGYAARETGQGSKPPVGFVLARLAAGEGEILTVAVARSHRRQGLGWQLMDAVLRELHAQRAEALFLEVDETNVAAIALYRRLGFREVGKRANYYRSPERGPTGALVMRRDLR
- the tsaB gene encoding tRNA (adenosine(37)-N6)-threonylcarbamoyltransferase complex dimerization subunit type 1 TsaB, coding for MKLLAIDCAAALCAACVYDAAAERELGRQVLDLGKGHAEHLMAVIDAALKAAETRYAGLGAIAVSVGPGSFTGLRVGVSTARGLALALKIPAIGVTTLEALAAEAAASFPGRTVIATLDAGREEIHAAVYDKALALAYGPAVTTLAQATAMAVDTSAVLAGTAAPKIAASAGRAFDIGPTGATADIAVYARLAAAKGAGERPKPLYLRGADAKPQAGFILPRQAS
- a CDS encoding DUF1513 domain-containing protein, yielding MVGTRTPLIDRRDFLRAAGAGFVAAMAPRAWAKTLVADAVFATAFVKRDGSYGAAVLSEAGDVLHAIDLPDRGHDVTFDRVSKRSVVFARQPGTFAMVFDHTGRDKPLTIASVTGRHFFGHGVFSTDGALLYATENDFDNAAGVVGVYDARAGFRRVGEFPTYGMGPHELLLLGDDRTIAVANGGIETHPDYGRAELNIATMKPSYVLVDRITGDLIEKHELPPALHQLSIRHMDCDPSGTIWFGCQYRGPAIDRPLLVGRATRGKDLQLLDMPQDVLSGFRNYIGSVAANPAAGTVAVTSPEGNSLAVIDATSGRIVATKALVEVCGLAPDGAGFMATTGAGDIVEGNGATRSEPDYVWDNHMLRIEQAASGVSRFR
- a CDS encoding imelysin family protein, whose protein sequence is MSKRRLLALLLPLAMFGVSPSSAEVKASDVIQRAIDGFVRPAYARLHDHTGSLTKAMRALCDAPSQSGLEAARAEFSATVDAWSSAEIIAFGPIKENNRLERMLYWPDRKGIGLKQVQAALAGKDPSAADPVQLAGKSVAMQGLGALEFVLYGDGADALAGKDDPYRCAYGAAVAGNIETMAAEVEEAWKKPDGFAALWANPGPQNALYRDGTEAVTELVGVFINELEMVRDVRLKGFLGGKPEGDKPRQAIYWRSRNTTNSLAGNLSGIDALFEASKLGDALPADAQWMAESIHIQLANGVAAARSVTGPIDKALSDRALREKLDHFALITSSLSTLVGTRLTAEFGLTAGFSSLDGD